A region of the Dermacentor albipictus isolate Rhodes 1998 colony chromosome 4, USDA_Dalb.pri_finalv2, whole genome shotgun sequence genome:
CAAATCCTTTTCCTAGCCATTGAAGAGGGGCACCATGGTTGTTTTGTCAATGTTAGCGACACTTCAACAAAAATTTTTTAATAGcttttaaagggcaactccggtgaTTTTTTTGACCATGTCAAAGTAATGGAATAATAGGTTCACGAGACCCCCCTGTCACATGTCCGATATTAGAATTGTTCCGCAAATTCAAAAATAATCTTAAATAAACAAAGAAGGTGCAAAAACTAAACCgaaacctgaccaagcagccgagcGAACCTCTTTGCGTGACGTCATGAGTGTCCCCAGCGTGgaagtaaagccccttaaacttcgcaaaGTAGTGCCATGCTTTAAAGAATGCCGCCCCCTCTTCACACACTCTGGTCGACGCCGCGTCGCCATTGGCCTAATGACATCTGGGCCCTCGCATCGGCTTCGTTTCTTTACTGTCGCGCTTCAAcgccattttcgcttgagaagtGTCTACGGAGTGGTGAGGAACACATGTTGCTGCCTTTGCTCTTCTGTGTTGTTTTGGTTTGTGAACGCCTTGAACTTTCGTGGCAAGTGCAACGTCGTTTCACGGCATTTTCTGTCACCATAACCAGCTGTGCCTTCGTATGCCAAAATAGTTTCAGCAAAGAGAAGAAGCTCTTCTCAATTCTGTCTGGTAATCGCTACGGGTTAGGAAGAAAGAAATGGATTCATCAAATTGGGAGGGAGAACTTCAGACCAACATTCTCCACACGACTATACAAGGTAGTTGCGAGTCTCTCATGGTATAGTCCTACGCGACGTGTACTTTATTTATATAAGTAGTACGGTCGTATTTGGTGTGTTTAATCATATTGTATGCCAACAGGCTTGAAATCACGGGCACACGAGGCTGCGTGCAAAAATGTGATTACGAAACCTTTAGGATTCAGCGCATCCCTCTCTGCATTTTGCGGTTACTAAATAGCCTTCATTAGAGcgaatagctttgtttgcctcttttgTTCGTGTTCGTCATTGGCGGTCGCCTGGTAGATTTGCGATACAAGCGAAAAGTGTATATGCGCTCTCCCAAAATAGCGCTTGTCACCAAACGACAGCATCATGTCTTTAAGACGTACATCATTCGTGTCAGCTTTAAAGTGTGGcagtggagcactcgcaaagaaaacgtgcggtcgcctgCTCGTTCACTGGCTGGTTTAGTCATTGTTCGCTCGTTCGTTTGGTTGTTTGCTTACTCGTTCGTTCAACTATTATCGCGTTTCACCACAATTTCTTTGAGACACACGTAATGAGACAACAAATGGCGCTCAATTGAATGAGTGCAAGATTTCACTTACTGCAATTTTGGCCGCGTCATAACGCGGCAATTCTTTGTGCCATCATCACTTCAATAAAGTCAAATCTCACAAATGTTATTTCAGAGTGAGCCCAACCACTCTCAATGCATGCATCTTAGTGCAACTCAGTTCACGACAAGTAAGTCCCTTCGTGAACGGACAAGCTAATGCACTATGAAATGTTATTCGTGATGAGTCACTAACCTGAAAAAGTAATGCACTTGTTTGAGCCTGAACGAAGTGCTGTTACCGCATTACCGCTTCGcaaacaaatatttaaaaattgaTTTCATTTTCTATATACGCAGAGTCCTGACTCAATGATCGGCCGCACATATTTCTGTCGACATTGaggcacgagaaacataatagcaccatcgcccacctctgagcctttgcACATGCTTAGAAGAGTGGCAAGTGGGCATGTTGGTGGCACTGTAGTGGCTACACAGCCACTACAGCAGCAATTGcgttcagccttcagcagcaaTTGTTCGTGCTTTCTGTcggcctttgtacgtcatagctgatatgCGCTGGGAATTCACATAGCAAGGAGGGCGCGGATTATGTACGCTACTGAAGGCTTGCTGGAGGTCAGGATGTTGGCATTCGATCGTAaatgtgttatttacaaccattcacAACAGTATCTTGCGACACTCACTCTAAAAATGTTGCGTACCTAGTTGTAGCACAGGCGATACATTCGGAGTCGTCATGGCACAGCGTTAGGGCTTGTTCAGATACATTTTTAAACAATAATTAtcaaagcaggaaaaaaaaaaaagctgccatcATTGAATTTGTATAACAATCCATATAAAAATTCTATGCTGTGCATGAAGTTACTCAGAGCTAGAAAGCCAACGCGAATGCTTAAAGCCCACTGCTTTGCCATGCGTGCATTAACACTGCGAAAACTCGTCTGCTACACTAGAGCGGTGTAGGTAGCGTCACGGTCAAGGAGGGAGTGGAGGAGAAACGAGGACAagtgaaggtggaggaggagaatGTTGCTACTTTACGGAGCTTAAGGGGCTTTACGTGGAAGGTGTGCTAGACATGCcggtctcgcccgctgggcgaACGAACCAGCGAAGAGCAGACAGACACTCAGCTGATTTGTGACAGCGCCGGACCTTTGGGTGACAGTTTCAGTTGCACCAGCTCTTCGGatctgtcaaatattgacagTTACGATTCTGATGAATTCTATAGCCACGAATTGCCGTTGCATTTCAGCCGCCACCATGACAGCCAGTGCCCATAGGCTACATATCGTGCTGCAACGTAAGACCAAGGGTAACCCTAACCATTGATTTTATATGTACTGTTTGCTATTTCAGGTGTTTTACTCCTTTTCAGGAAAGCGCTTCGCAATCtcactttaaccctttcaggcgtcacttgcaattatgcatataaaaaaatctttttatatatagacattctttttgggacctaagaaacacaaaaccatcgaattcttgaaagttatcatgaaactttattatttgcaacatcgtacacaattgtgtacacagcgcctcggtggtcacaaaattcacttgtggaatgcgaggaagcaatttatctctttcgtcaggcacagttgcacggcgcatttcatgcagaatatccgggcgcctcgtgtgcacttctcgagcttgcacctgatttgcaccttctggtcgcgggattcggaccaatggtcaaaggagtcgtcgtagtgcgcgtcggtgcaaggaagcgatattcttgcttttttgtccTATCTTTGGTtttggtgcttggatctctgcaagggaaggccttccacgctttttctcgggtagtaccgacttaattaatgcttcggcagcttgcaagcaactgaaaattcatcaaatataggagtttagctccaggcagcgtttgattgtcacgttggtagtccagccaagaattgcagatactcaggttcacaaaaggaaaaaacactctgtgtccacttcttcagcttgcgtttcccctgcagcagcatcttcctcttctgtgaggttggtgaacgcagctgcaacgcaggcgtcggtcgcttcacacgtggcttcttcttcgtcactttccccaacgtcggaaacatttatcagcaatgagcttcaaaagcctttcagctgtcttttgggttttcttatacttgtttgcattgtagaaagaacgacgaatggccaaaaaacctggaaagaaaatcaaagcaactctcagcgttcttcatttctgcagcgaccacggcgctttgtacacaatcgtgtacacatgcgcgtgcgagcgttagcgttcggtcatctcctcagaagggataaaattatcactcctcggtatttcatatgatgcacaagcgcgtctaattttttttcgcttgccacaataaaaaaagcggctctaaaaaaataagaacttgactcaccgctctttgctgctccggcgtccgccatttcttgttttgatatgaacatcttcaccgaaatgcgacacatggtgcccaaaatgcacatggttgtcagtttaaagtttgggaatgtgctaaagccaacctaatagaaaattgcgcgccctaaacgcgaaaaaaacaccagaagtacaatgtacacaattgtgtacaaggcgccttaaagggttaagatGTGGAGCACGACTTTCTGCATTTGTATCCCGCAAGAACACCGCTGACAGTCCAAAGCACCGACTGGTGCATTTGTTTGCATTGGCAGGTACAGCGACCGCTCGTCGTTTGCTATAGGTATAATGCTAGCCTCTCATTGATGACAACAATTAATGTCAAACATATCAAAACATATCAAAACAGACAGATTTTGTACATTGAAGCACTGTTGCATCAGTCTGAATCGCACTGATATGAGCGACTAAACACCTTCGGAAACAGGAAATGGGAGACCGTAGTACGGGAGCATTGTTATGCTGCTTACTTATCACTCCTCGTAttctcttcatgcacacaataTGTTCCGTAATGTAGACACAAATGAGGACTTTGCGTGTATGATTGTTTATTTAGACAACGCATAGTTTTCTCGCGGAAACGCCAATGCCAGTATGCCAGTATAGACACTATTGGCAGCTGAACGAGGCGGTTGTTTACGATGGTATATCGAAGGGCCCTATGCTTTCTGCCCATttggtatattttattttatttgaacatactgcaTGCTTTGAAAACCCTTGCTGGAGTGGTTGCAAACGTTAAACAACAGCAATCATGAACAGAAATAAATGGTTTTATatttgcagggtgtctaccaaccgggaaaactgggaattctcggggattttgagtagtctggaaaaagtaggaaaactcagggaatttgtgcctctatcagggaaaattagcgacAATTTTTTGAAAGGGTCAAAAGTCGCAGTAttgctggctcgagcaacagacaggaatcgtaatgaatcgtctttgacgccctgtcatcggctggaggagttgccagtgtacagtcaacgaccggctttccggattcccgataatttagacggcttcgcggcaccgccgcGTACcacatagagtcaatgtatcagaatgtgtcaaatttcggatgcaagaactcttcaccgtccgattttccggacgttttgctgtgaccgcaggtccaaaacggcaataatcaaaggcaccaccccTGCCATTTGGATTACctgccacctcgaaccggcacactcgcacgtagatctgctggcagccgttgccaccactgcggcagcgctaggcctagctgctttgatgttcgctatgaagcttcttgtcgttgggtgccgagttttatgcgaagcatattacgagggctcaacccagctcctcaggcgcggcggtgaccatgaaatcacgtgacaccgtgacgtcacgacagaggagaagtggctttggctcaactcttgcaagacgggctgggtgggaatcgaaccagggtctccggagtgtgggacggagacgctaccactgagccacgagtacaacgcttcaaagcggtacaaaagcgcctctagtgaatgcggtgttgccttagaaacgcgctgtttctaaggcgtgcgtctcttgctcaggcgcacatttcgttgccgcgccgaacgctgctttgctcgacgctcaccgcgtccaatgcggggcgcgtagtcgctgccctgtagcccattgtcttacaccccttggcgggtcgacgggaacgctgtcgcgttccactcttgaaggcgaagaagtaatgcatgagttgtttcttcgtctagccgaaccaaatatagccaagcaacagcagttcaccaggctaaacagtggttcaacaactaaaataaaggctagtatgcttcgcatcctgggcttaaccttacctaagccactgccatttttttttttatttaaagaatTAGCTgatgtcagcaatggcacggactccgcctttgtggtcctcgcgattcgAAAACACGgtgtgttgcataatgccagttcccaaaagtcagctttgcctctgtacagaaatgttacttggtgaagcatacgcaaaagtattgcagtgaagcataacaagtgttgGAAGGgactattgccacggaacacagtatgtattccttaattatacatgcgtgcacccaatatttcctgtcgcagtacgagcaccgacatgcctaatatgtgtaccgacagaccttcagagcgtttttgaacgtgcctgtggtggtttgagcccctaagggcagtaaatgacatgcatttatttttttccaactggccgatttttcggacgttttcgcggcccctagggagtttgaaAAATCGTTCgtagactgtgcaactgaccaagatgcttcaaatggttcttggggtgaacgagtggcggaaggaggacaagaacagaaatgaccgACACATCAAGGAATaaatgggaaaggaagcttgctgccgccattttgaaagtgcttgagctcaaaaaacaatgtTTTGGCTTATGCCGAGATGCagctgtccctcatccaaaccaaaataaactctttaaagcagtgaaacacaacactctgGTATCGTGcttgggctgagagtatgtcaggacagttgaggttgacttacgagctgttgatagagaatctcaattgtgacagagtttgggcctcataccactgagcctCATACCACTttctatcagttgatagaaatagctcatattcgaaaatatttgcttctatatgcatctcctctttattcgtatttgagaatgtacaactccatttgcaattttttttgaagacactttatttgctgtgcatttcactaacccctgctttctattctctttttgaataacataaacactacttcttagtatttaaattggattaagtcacgatgttatttttttcatgtgcttactagagagtgacagcatcaggcaatgtggtttcagcctgtcttgacataaaacatagttctgcatcactcagggaaaattgcaaaggcactcagggaatttgaatattTCAACTTGATAGACACCCTGATTTGGTTACAAAAAGTTCATTGTATTACAACACACAGCACTGTTAGGTAAGTTGTTCCAGTAAGAGGTAGCGGAGGGAAACAGTGAATATTTATGTATATTAACGCGGCTTGGAGCTTGGCAAACTACCTTACTGTGTGGTTAGTTCTTGACGAGTGTAAAAAGGGATCAAGTAAGTAACGTGACAGTGTAATTTTGAAGTGTCTGTGCAAAAGGTAAATGAACTTAAGTTTTGAGATTATTCTTTGTTGTGCCAGTGGTTCTAAATGTTCTTTCGATAATAGTTCAGAGACACTGGACTATTACTTCCACGAGCGGCGGTTTCCCTTTTGCCCAGACAGGGAAGGGAAAAGcctcaaaataagtaaacttttacgttcagtggtgtgttttgtcttacTTAACTGTTTCTAATGaggtgtttgttttctcttccccaggtTAAACTAACATGGATGAGAACGCGGGACTCTTGAGAAGTGCTCTCACTTGCGCGCACTTTGCCTCTGTAGCTTTCCCTGCAGAGCCATAGAAAGTTGTCGCTACGCTTCCGCTTTCCAGTACGAGTCTTAAACGAACTTTTCCTGCACAATGCTTTGATGGAAGCATCCATTTCTACCTCGAGGGGTGGCAGGCGCGGGACGCAGGCGGCAAAGCAGAGTGCAACTACAGCTTCGCGCCCTGCCATAACGCTGCCGCGATCTGCTGATGCCGGCAGAGGTACAATGTATCGAACTGTGTCGCggttttttaaaaatttttagtgACCCCGTTCTGACCCGACTTGGTTTAGTTATTGCGGTGGTGCAGCAGGCAAGCTTTGTTTGGTGTGACAGATATGAGCGCGTCCAAGTGTACTTTCATCCAGAACCGGACGAATCCAAAACAGTGCGAGTTTGCCGCCTGGGTTAGGCTCGTTGAAAATAAAGTGAACGCGGCGTACTGTACGCTATGCAGAAAGCAGTTTTCGCTGAGCAACATGGGAAGAAGAGCGGTGACAAGTCGCGCTGTAAGAAGCACCGGCTTGCTGCAAACGGAGCCAGGACACCCTCTGTAGCTTCGTTTCTTATGCCGCCGGCAAGTGAACCGCCATGCGCTGTTGTGATCAAAGCTGGGCCAGTGGCGACAGGTTGTGCGCCGCCTTCATCTGCTTCAACCACAGCTACAAACATCCAACCCAAGCGTACGGCAAAGGATATTTTTCAACGTGACACAGAAGTGATAAATGCTGAGGTGATGTGGTGTCTCAATGCTGTTATGACGCACACATCATTCCGTGCTGCCGCGGCATGGGCTTCTCTGTTCCCGTTGATGTTCCCATCATCAGCTACTGCCAAGAAAGTGCAGCTTGGCAAAGATAAGGTGGGATATACTATTGTCTATGGCCTCGCACCTTTCTTTAGAGAGAGCCTCGTGTTGGAATTGAACCAAGCCTCCTACATCGTCTTTGCGTTTGACGAATCGTTAAACAAaggaaattaattaattaaattatggtcttttatgtgccgaaaccactttttgattatgaggcacgccgtagtgggggactctggaaatttttaccacctggggttctttaacttgctcctaaatctaagtacacgggtgtcttcgcattttgcccgcatcgaaatgcggccgccgtgtccgggattcagtcccgcgacgtcgtgctcagcagccgaacaccataaccactgaacaaccacggcgggttcgttaAACAAAGTTGCACAAAAGGAGCAAATGGATGTGTTGGCTCGCTTTTGGTCGGATGCAGAGGGAAGCGGGAAAACACGCTACCTGATGTCATGCTTTCTTGGGCGCATGCGAGCTGAAGAATTGGTGTCCGCATTTAAAAGTGCCACTGATGGACTCTCACGTTCGAAAATTCTTCAGATATCAATAGATGGGCCAAACGTAAACATGATGTTTCTCCGTGAGATCAAGCAAGAACTGTGTGAATCCAATGACGGCCGCCAAATTCTCGACGTTGGAAGCTGTGGCCTTCATGTAGCGAATGGCGCGTTCAAAACCGGACACACGGCAACAGGGTGGCAACTTGTGGGATTTCTCTGGGCTATGTACAATTTATTTAAATGCGTACCTCCCCGGCGTGCTGAATACGCACGCATTACCGGGAGCAACATTGACCCTTTGAAGTTTTGCTCTGTGCGATGGCTTGAAACTGTTTGTGTAATTTCGGGGGCTCTTGAGGTCCTGCCTTACCTAAAGCTGTATG
Encoded here:
- the LOC135910084 gene encoding uncharacterized protein, coding for MQKAVFAEQHGKKSGDKSRCKKHRLAANGARTPSVASFLMPPASEPPCAVVIKAGPVATGCAPPSSASTTATNIQPKRTAKDIFQRDTEVINAEVMWCLNAVMTHTSFRAAAAWASLFPLMFPSSATAKKVQLGKDKVGYTIVYGLAPFFRESLVLELNQASYIVFAFDESLNKVAQKEQMDVLARFWSDAEGSGKTRYLMSCFLGRMRAEELVSAFKSATDGLSRSKILQISIDGPNVNMMFLREIKQELCESNDGRQILDVGSCGLHVANGAFKTGHTATGWQLVGFLWAMYNLFKCVPPRRAEYARITGSNIDPLKFCSVRWLETVCVISGALEVLPYLKLYVESCRNENKRPTSGSYGVVETPIHDPL